One Fuerstiella marisgermanici DNA window includes the following coding sequences:
- the mreC gene encoding rod shape-determining protein MreC: MYPTTSSKPIWFTVVAMLLLTVAVYVADPRGSLTTARMKLHNVLSPGRLVVAAISHKSNQGGDATPAENSLSGAAALQNALLENELQRRQLVIENARLRNELRTARSQTGAQTIVGRSLVNFVTTRAKVLSRTGTPSRLREMFLEAGQQAGLKRSDVIVEGHGMLVDQGSGSGVQEDQPVISGLAVVGRVASVSRWVSVVQPVTDDEFSAAVQLVQQGSQTSNYAARGMLEGSGDGFCRIVGVPYTAAVAIGDEVFSADIDGIQGPRLYFGKVVKAEFSAGGEWSISVQPAFHRDGLNEVLVVQAKLNSSVKAKQ, translated from the coding sequence ATGTATCCGACGACATCATCAAAACCAATTTGGTTCACCGTGGTCGCGATGCTGCTGCTGACAGTCGCAGTGTACGTTGCTGACCCGCGAGGTTCGCTGACCACCGCGCGAATGAAACTGCACAACGTGCTTAGCCCCGGTCGCCTGGTCGTTGCCGCGATTTCGCATAAAAGCAATCAAGGCGGCGACGCAACGCCTGCCGAAAATTCGTTGTCCGGGGCAGCCGCATTGCAAAACGCGTTGCTAGAAAACGAACTGCAACGGCGCCAACTGGTGATTGAAAACGCCCGGCTAAGAAACGAACTGCGGACGGCTCGCAGCCAAACGGGTGCTCAAACAATTGTCGGTCGGTCGCTGGTGAATTTCGTCACCACGCGAGCGAAAGTGCTAAGTCGCACTGGAACGCCGTCGCGACTTCGCGAGATGTTTCTGGAAGCTGGCCAGCAGGCGGGTTTGAAACGCTCGGACGTGATTGTGGAAGGTCATGGCATGCTGGTCGATCAAGGTTCCGGCAGCGGTGTTCAGGAGGACCAGCCAGTGATCTCCGGCTTAGCGGTAGTCGGCCGCGTCGCCTCGGTGTCGCGGTGGGTGAGTGTCGTGCAGCCCGTCACGGACGACGAATTTTCAGCGGCCGTGCAGCTTGTTCAGCAGGGATCGCAAACTTCAAATTACGCCGCCCGAGGCATGTTGGAAGGCAGTGGTGATGGATTCTGTCGCATTGTCGGCGTGCCGTATACCGCCGCAGTGGCGATTGGCGATGAAGTTTTTTCAGCCGACATCGACGGGATCCAGGGGCCGCGACTGTATTTTGGAAAAGTTGTGAAGGCCGAATTTTCGGCGGGCGGTGAGTGGAGTATATCGGTGCAACCAGCCTTCCACCGTGACGGCTTAAACGAAGTGCTTGTTGTGCAGGCGAAGCTGAATTCTTCAGTCAAGGCAAAGCAATGA